The nucleotide sequence TCAATAGAATAGCGAAATTTTAAAGCATTAAACCCCCATACAGCCTGTGATCGGCAAAGAACCGTTATTACCCGTCGTTCCCCATGCGTGCAGGATGGATATTATGCGTCTGACCCGTATACATTGCCGCGGCTTCCGCGGTCTTGAAACTATCGATTTTTCTCCCGGACCAACCCTAAACATTTTGTCCGGCGCTAATGCACAAGGTAAAACCTCTGTGTTGGAAGCAGTGCTGTACGCGGCTACTACGCGCAGTCATCGCAGTGTAGCCGATGACGTATTGCCGCGCTATGGGACTGACGAATTTCATATTCATATCGAAGCGGAAACACTCACGGGAAAGGTCGCTATCGAAGCGCACTGGTGGCGCGGCGCCAAACGCTTTAAAGTCGATGAGATTGCGCAAACCCGGCTCAGTGATCTTTTGGGCCGCGTCTGTATCGTTTTTTTTGCGCCAGAAGATATTCAGCTTGTGAAAGGAGCTGCCTCACGCCGACGTCTCTTTTTGGATATGGAATTGTCGCAGCTGATCCCCGCATATCTGCGTGCACTGCAACAATACAGAACGGCGCTCCGTCAACGAAATGAATTGCTCCGCCGTCAATGTAATGATGCCGCTTTGTTTGAACCTTGGGAAGAGCAGATGGCAATGCATGGAAGCATCCTTGTACGCGAGCGGTCTGCCTATATTGAAGAGTTGGCTGTGATCGCGGCGGAGCTTTATGAAAAGATTGTGCAGGCGGAAGCCTTGGAGCTGAACTACAAACCCGACATTCCTGACACGGAGACTATGACGGCGATCTTGGCAGAAGCACGGCGCGGCGATTCGATCCGAAAAACAAGCGGACGGGGGCCCCATCGCGATGACATCGACATTAATATCGCGGGAAAGTCCGCACGGGTCTACGGCTCGCAAGGTCAACAAAAGAGTGTCGCCCTCGTTGTCAAACTGGCGGAAATGGAACTGATGTATCGGCGCCGCAACGAGTATCCTGTGGTATTATTGGATGAGGCGCTGGCAGAATTGGACGCAGAACGGAGCGCACATCTCTTGGCATCCATCCCGAAAGAAGCACAGGTCATTATTACAACCGCACAACCGGATCTGCTGCCGCCCTCACTCTTGCAGCAAAGCCGGCATTATCATATTGAAAGGGGCAGCCTTGAACAAAAATAAACCACAGCCTATTGGTGATATCCTACAAAAAATGCTGGATACGACGACACTGGGAGAAAACCTGGAACAGGCGAAGATATGGGAACATTGGGAGGAGTTGACAGGAAAACACCTTGCCGCCCATTGCAAGCCCGTCAATATTAAAGAAGGGCAATTGCGCATTACCGTTGAAAGTCCTGTGTGGATGCATAAGATTAGCTATATTAAATGGGATTTGATCCAACGTATCAACCGAATGGCAGGGAAAGAAATCGTGTCCGATGTCTATTTCCTTTTGGATCGAGATGACGTGGAAAAAGATCTGCCCTCAAAGGAAGCGTAAGCGCAGCTCCGCGCGAAAAGGATGCTGCACGCCATCACTCCCCAATATAGACAAGCGTGCCTTGGGGAACTTCGTCAAAAAGAAAGATGACATCATCGTTCAACAAGCGAACGCAGCCATGGGAGGCAGGGCTTCCAATACGGTCTTCATCGTTTGTGCCGTGGATGTAAATATAGCGCTGAAAAGAATCCACCACGG is from Candidatus Hydrogenedentota bacterium and encodes:
- the recF gene encoding DNA replication/repair protein RecF, with the protein product MRLTRIHCRGFRGLETIDFSPGPTLNILSGANAQGKTSVLEAVLYAATTRSHRSVADDVLPRYGTDEFHIHIEAETLTGKVAIEAHWWRGAKRFKVDEIAQTRLSDLLGRVCIVFFAPEDIQLVKGAASRRRLFLDMELSQLIPAYLRALQQYRTALRQRNELLRRQCNDAALFEPWEEQMAMHGSILVRERSAYIEELAVIAAELYEKIVQAEALELNYKPDIPDTETMTAILAEARRGDSIRKTSGRGPHRDDIDINIAGKSARVYGSQGQQKSVALVVKLAEMELMYRRRNEYPVVLLDEALAELDAERSAHLLASIPKEAQVIITTAQPDLLPPSLLQQSRHYHIERGSLEQK
- a CDS encoding DUF721 domain-containing protein, producing MNKNKPQPIGDILQKMLDTTTLGENLEQAKIWEHWEELTGKHLAAHCKPVNIKEGQLRITVESPVWMHKISYIKWDLIQRINRMAGKEIVSDVYFLLDRDDVEKDLPSKEA